A window of the Tiliqua scincoides isolate rTilSci1 chromosome 5, rTilSci1.hap2, whole genome shotgun sequence genome harbors these coding sequences:
- the LOC136653839 gene encoding olfactory receptor 4Q3-like has protein sequence MNGSTISKFILLGFSCSHIAQLFLFVLVLACYTTALLGNFVIMVTVWSESKLLQSPMYFFLANLSFIDMSLGSLAAPKLVTDLLNSFSIISYGGCMVQLFGLHLFGGAEMFVLTLMAYDRYVAICHPLRYTSIMDRQRCFSLLIFCWTGAFIHSTVQIVVLAQLPFCGPNVLDNFFCDIPQVIKLACAEIYVVEILMLISGGLITLPNCLAVLVSYVIILASFCGRFGKGGRKALSTCSSHLTVVGLFYGPMVFVYLKPFSHSQVDKMASVFYMVVTPALNPLIYTLRNQEMKGAMGKLNHKCKLLLLPQRE, from the coding sequence ATGAATGGATCCACCATCTCAAAGTTCATTTTGCTGGGCTTCTCCTGTTCCCACATTGCACAGCTCTTTCTTTTTGTCCTGGTCTTGGcctgctacaccactgcccttcTGGGAAACTTCGTAATTATGGTGACCGTGTGGTCTGAGTCCAAGCTCCTTCAAagtcccatgtatttcttccttgccaatctgtCCTTTATCGACATGTCTTTGGGTTCATTGGCTGCCCCAAAATTAGTGACCGACCTATTGAACAGTTTCTCTATCATCTCTTATGGTGGCTGTATGGTCCAGCTGTTTGGTCTCCACCTCTTTGGGGGTGCAGAGATGTTTGTCCTCACTCTCATGGCCTACGACCGTTATGTGGCCATATGCCACCCACTGAGATATACATCCATCATGGACCGGCAACGCTGCTTCAGTCTACTGATATTTTGCTGGACAGGAGCCTTCATTCATTCCACTGTCCAGATAGTGGTCTTAGCCCAGCTACCATTCTGTGGACCGAATGTGttggacaatttcttctgtgacatcccacAGGTAATCAAGCTGGCGTGTGCAGAAATCTATGTGGTTGAGATACTGATGCTGATCAGTGGTGGCTTAATAACTCTACCCAACTGTCTGGCTGTACTGGTTTCATATGTCATCATCTTGGCCTCCTTCTGTGGCCGTtttgggaagggtggtaggaAGGCTCTGTCTACCTGCAGCTCCCACCTGACAGTGGTTGGCCTCTTCTATGGACCCATGGTTTTTGTCTACCTTAAACCCTTCTCCCACTCtcaggtggacaaaatggcttctgtgttctacatggtggtcacccctgccctaaatcctCTGATCTACACTCTGAGGAACCAAGAGATGAAGGGAGCCATGGGGAAGTTGAATCACAAGTGTAaactcctgctgctgcctcaaaGGGAGTAG
- the LOC136653840 gene encoding olfactory receptor 4Q3-like, with amino-acid sequence MNGSTVAEFVFLDFSCSRSARFILLTLVLTCYITILLGNTLIMVTVRTEPKLFQCPMYLFLANLSLHDMTLGSIASPKLVTHLLNSGGTISYGECMAQICSQHFFGGSEMFLLAVMAYDRYVAICHPLRYTTIMNRQHCFSLLIFCWIGGLIHGIFQVAVMTLLPYCGVNVLDNFYCDITQLIKLACSETSVDEILLIVSDGLVIVPSLLALLVSYATVCGRFGKDGSKALSTCSSHLTVVGLFFGPSIFVYLKPSSYSRVDKMASVFYMVVTPALNPLIYTLRNQEVKRAIGKLKNKCQCILVPQRE; translated from the coding sequence ATGAATGGGTCAACAGTTGCAGAGTTTGTCTTCCTGGACTTCTCCTGCTCTCGCTCTGCTCGGTTCATCCTTTTAACTCTGGTCTTGACCTGCTACATCACTATCCTTCTGGGAAACACGCTTATCATGGTGACGGTGCGGACTGAGCCCAAACTCTTTCAGTGCCCCATGTACTTGTTCCTGGCTAATCTGTCCCTCCATGATATGACATTGGGCTCTATAGCATCTCCCAAACTAGTGACTCACCTGTTGAACAGTGGTGGAACCATTTCTTATGGAGAATGCATGGCCCAGATATGTAGCCAACACTTTTTTGGTGGTTCAGAAATGTTCCTCCTTGCTGTCATGGCCTAcgatcgctatgtggccatctgccacccactgagaTACACAACTATCATGAACCGACAACATTGCTTCAGTCTCCTCATATTTTGCTGGATAGGGGGACTCATTCATGGCATTTTCCAGGTAGCAGTCATGACCCTACTACCATATTGTGGAGTGAATGTGTTAGATAATTTCTATTGTGACATCACACAGTTGATCAAGCTGGCCTGTTCAGAAACCTCTGTTGATGAAATACTCTTGATAGTCAGTGATGGCCTAGTAATTGTACCCTCCCTTCTGGCCTTGCTGGTTTCATATGCCACCGTCTGTGGCCGTTTTGGGAAGGATGGTAGTAAGGCTCTGTCCACCTGCAGTTCCCACCTGACAGTAGTTGGCCTTTTCTTTGGACCCAGTATCTTTGTGTATCTGAAGCCCTCCTCCTACTCCCGGGTGGACAAAATGGCCTCTGTGTTCTACATGGTGGTCACTCCTGCACTCAATCCTCTGATCTACACTCTGAGGAACCAAGAGGTGAAGAGAGCCATAGGGAAGTTGAAAAACAAGTGTCAATGCATTCTGGTTCCTCAGAGGGAGTGA
- the LOC136653841 gene encoding olfactory receptor 4Q3-like, whose protein sequence is MVWEDVTSAWSVNSVPFAFPLAPAIKMNGSSITEFVFLNFSFSRSAQFYLLMLVLTCYATVLLGNLLIMVTVWSEPRLFQCPMYLFLSNLSLLDMTMGSVAAPKLATDLLNSGSTISYRGCMAQIFGLHFFGSAEIFLLAVMAYDRYVAICHPLRYTTIINPQRCFSLLLLCWAGGLIHGICQTVIMAQLPYCGANVLDNFFCEIPQLIKLACSDVYVAEMVIVVSDAVITLPGFLTLLVSYATILATLCGHFGKGGRKALSTCSSHLTVVCLFYGPVIFVYMKPSSNSQVDKMASVIYTVITPALNPLIYTLRNQEMKGAMGKMKQKFTRLFLDQRE, encoded by the coding sequence ATGGTGTGGGAAGATGTGACCAGTGCCTGGAGTGTTAACAGTGTCCCATTTGCTTTTCCTCTAGCACCAGCCATCAAGATGAATGGGTCCTCCATTACAGAGTTTGTATTCTTGAACTTTTCCTTCTCCCGCTCTGCTCAGTTCTACCTTTTAATGCTGGTGTTGACCTGCTATGCCACCGTTCTTCTGGGTAATTTGCTAATTATGGTGACTGTGTGGTCTGAGCCCAGGCTGTTCCAGTGCCCCATGTATTTGTTCCTTTCCAATCTATCCCTCCTTGACATGACCATGGGCTCAGTGGCTGCCCCAAAACTAGCAACCGATCTATTGAACAGTGGCAGTACCATTTCTTATAGGGGCTGCATGGCCCAGATATTTGGCCTCCACTTCTTTGGCAGTGCGGAAATATTCCTCCTTGctgtcatggcctatgatcgctatgtAGCCATCTGCCACCCGCTGAGGTACACAACCATCATCAACCCACAACGTTGCTTCAGTCTCCTCCTACTTTGCTGGGCAGGGGGACTCATTCATGGCATTTGTCAGACAGTAATAATGGCTCAGCTACCATATTGTGGAGCAAATGTGTTGGATAATTTCTTCTGTGAAATTCCACAGTTGATCAAGCTGGCCTGTTCAGATGTCTATGTTGCCGAGATGGTCATAGTTGTTAGTGATGCTGTGATAACCCTACCCGGCTTTCTAACTTTGCTGGTTTCATATGCCACCATCCTGGCCACcctctgtggccattttgggaagggtggtaggaAGGCTCTGTCCACTTGCAGCTCCCACCTGACTGTAGTTTGCCTCTTCTATGGACCCGTTATCTTTGTGTACATGAAGCCCTCCTCCAACTCCCAGGTGGACAAGATGGCTTCTGTTATCTATACGGTCATCACACCTGCCCTCAATCCTCTGATCTACACTCTGAGAAACCAAGAAATGAAGGGAGCCATGGGGAAGATGAAACAAAAGTTTACACGCCTCTTTCTTGATCAAAGGGAGTGA